A window of the Trichoderma asperellum chromosome 4, complete sequence genome harbors these coding sequences:
- a CDS encoding uncharacterized protein (EggNog:ENOG41) has product MAHSSTPDLVPEPVSKLPERPKTDGSALNEDERSEIAFVDKYSAPDVYINEKNDTLWFPWIGPIELKPMRMENRTGTFVVGLRSKVAASLGKHRHRGTVTAITMSGEWGYKEYDWVARPGDWVCENPGVIHTLSVKDSTDIVFTVTGSIEFLNDDDSLKFTLDIFSFAKLYYDHCKEKGIKPNDALWH; this is encoded by the exons ATGGCTCACTCTAGTACCCCGGATCTCGTTCCTGAGCCTGTCTCTAAGCTCCCTGAGCGACCCAAGACTGATGGATCTGCCTTGAACGAGGACGAGCGCTCCGAGATCGCCTTTGTCGACAAATACAGCGCCCCCGATGTCTATATCAACGAGAAGAACGATACTCTATGGTTCCCATGGATCGGCCCTATCGAGTTGAAGCCCATGCGCATGGAGAACAGGACCGGTACCTTCGTTGTCGGGCTACGATCAAAGGTGGCTGCCAGCTTGGGCAAGCACCGACACCGTGGAACCGTTACTGCTATCACCATGTCAGGAGAATGGGGCTATAAGGA ATACGACTGGGTTGCTCGACCAGGAGACTGGGTATGCGAAAATCCTGGCGTTATTCATACCCTGTCCGTCAAGGACAGCACCGACATTGTGTTTACTGTTACTGGTAGCATTGAATTCCTCAACGATGATGATAGCTTGAAGTTTACACTAGATATATTTAGCTTTGCTAAGCTGTATTACGATCACTGTAAGGAGAAGGGTATCAAGCCGAATGATGCTCTGTGgcattaa